A window from Gallus gallus isolate bGalGal1 chromosome 7, bGalGal1.mat.broiler.GRCg7b, whole genome shotgun sequence encodes these proteins:
- the COL6A3 gene encoding collagen alpha-3(VI) chain isoform X10, with amino-acid sequence MRKHRHLPLAAILGLLLSGFCSVGAQQQAVIEVNKKDIVFLIDGSTALGTGPFNSIRDFVAKIVQRLEVGPDLIQVAVAQYADTVRPEFYFNTHQNRKDVMANVKKMKLMGGTALNTGSALDFVRNNFFTSAAGCRMEEGVLPMLVLITGGKSMDAVEQAAAEMKRNRIVILAVGSRNADVAELQEIAHERDFVFQPNDFRLQFMQAILPEVLSPIRTLSGGMVIHETPSVQVTKRDIIFLLDGSLNVGNANFPFVRDFVVTLVNYLDVGTDKIRVGLVQFSDTPKTEFSLYSYQTKSDIIQRLGQLRPKGGSVLNTGSALNFVLSNHFTEAGGSRINEQVPQVLVLVTAGRSADPFLQVSNDLARAGVLTFAVGVRNADKAELEQIAFNPKMVYFMDDFSDLTTLPQELKKPITTYVSGGVEEVPLAPTESKKDILFLIDGSANLLGSFPAVRDFIHKVISDLNVGPDATRVAVAQFSDNIQIEFDFAELPSKQDMLLKVKRMRLKTGKQLNIGVALDEVMRRLFVKEAGSRIEEGIPQFLVLLAAGRSTDEVERPSGALKEAGVVTFAIKAKNADLSELERIAYAPQFILNVESLPRISELQANIVNLLKTIQFQPTVVERGEKKDVVFLIDGSDGVRRGFPLLKTFVERVVESLDIGRDKVRVAIVQYSNAIQPEFLLDAYEDKADLVSAIQALTIMGGSPLNTGAALDYLIKNVFTVSSGSRIAEGVPQFLILLTADRSQDDVRRPSVVLKTSGTVPFGIGIGNADLTELQTISFLPDFAISVPDFSQLDSVQQAVSNRVIRLTKKEIESLAPDLVFTSPSPVGVKRDVVFLVDGSRYAAQEFYLIRDLIERIVNNLDVGFDTTRISVVQFSEHPHVEFLLNAHSTKDEVQGAVRRLRPRGGQQVNVGEALEFVAKTIFTRPSGSRIEEGVPQFLVILSSRKSDDDLEFPSVQVKQVGVAPMVIAKNMDPEEMVQISLSPDYVFQVSSFQELPSLEQKLLAPIETLTADQIRQLLGDVTTIPDVSGEEKDVVFLIDSSDSVRSDGLAHIRDFISRIVQQLDVGPNKVRIGVVQFSNNVFPEFYLRTHKSKNAVLQAIRRLRLRGGYPVNAGKALDYVVKNYFIKSAGSRIEDGVPQHLVVILGDQSQDDVNRPANVISSTSIQPLGVGARNVDRNQLQVITNDPGRVLVVQDFTGLPTLERKVQNILEELTVPTTEGPVYPGPEGKKQADIVFLLDGSINLGRDNFQEVLQFVYSIVDAIYEDGDSIQVGLAQYNSDVTDEFFLKDYSSKPEILDAINKVIYKGGRVANTGAAIKHLQAKHFVKEAGSRIDQRVPQIAFIITGGKSSDDGQGASMEVAQKGVKVFAVGVRNIDLEEVSKLASESATSFRVSTAQELSELNEQVLVTLAAAMKEKLCPGTTDVTRDCDLDVILGFDVSDVGAGQNIFNSQRGLESRVEAVLNRITQMQKISCTGSRAPSVRVAIMAQSRGGPVEGLDFSEYQPELFERFQGMRTRGPYFLTAETLKSYQNKFRSAPSGSTKVVIHFTDGTDDYLDQMKTASADLRRQGVHALLFVGLDRVKNFEEVMQLEFGRGFTYNRPLRVNLLDLDFELAEQLDNIAERTCCGVPCKCSGQRGDRGLPGPIGPKGATGEIGYGGYPGDEGGPGERGPPGVNGTQGFQGCPGHRGTKGSRGFPGEKGELGEMGLDGIDGEEGDKGLPGSSGEKGFSGRRGSKGAKGERGERGDRGLRGDPGESGADNTQRGTRGQKGEIGQMGEPGPAGQRGQDGGVGRKGMAGRRGPIGVKGTKGALGQPGPAGEQGMRGPQGPPGQIGTPGIRGEQGIPGPRAGGGQPGAPGERGRIGPLGQKGEPGNPGPRGPNGQQGPRGEMGDDGRDGIGGPGPKGRKGERGFVGYPGPKGGPGDRGGAGGPGPKGNRGRRGNAGNPGTPGQKGEIGYPGPSGLKGDKGPSISQCALVQNIKDKCPCCYGPKECPVFPTELAFAIDTSSGVGRDVFNRMKQTVLRVVSNLTIAESNCPRGARVALVTYNNEVTTEIRFADARKKSSLLQQIQNFQATLTTKPRSLETAMSFVARNTFKRARSGFLMRKVAVFFSNGETRASPQLNDAVLKLYDAGVTPVFLTSRQDAVLERALEINNTAVGHAIILPTSGSQLNDTIRRLLTCHVCLDVCEPDPICGYGSQRPVFRDRRAAPTDVDTDIAFIMDSSASTTPLQFNEMKKYISHLVSNMEISSEPKISQHHARVAVLQQAPYDHETNSSFPPVKTEFSLTDYGSKEKIINYLHNQMTQLYGTMAMGSAVEHTVAHVFESAPNPRDLKVIVLMITGKMEKQELEYLREAVIDAKCKGYLFVILGIGKNVDVKNIYSLASEPNDVFFKLVSKPGELHEEPLLRFGRLLPSFIRSDFAFYLSPEIRKQCKWLQADQTPKSPGHTGQKAVYIAPNGTVTQTISTTTTLSTTFKPAASTSAHAKTTTASTMAQTRATERPTESTTVQVNATVQSQGSTAANTKATSRTTTSTTAAAASGRRRQGAKMNDIQITDVTENSARLRWASPEPHNAYVFDLAITLAHDHSLVLKQNVTGTERVIGGLRSGQKYLVFITGYLKSQPKVTYTGTFSTKTPAQPKVALANMMLNAEPLEGPENDLADPCLLDFDMGMQCKDYQVVWFFDYKHKICSQGWYGGCGGNANRFETEAECNSKCLKPSAAEKAMQQPPLEKRLSPVMDICLLQKEEGTCRNFVLKWHYDLKTKSCARFWYGGCGGNENRFNTQKECEKACSPGNISPGVVTTIGT; translated from the exons atGAGGAAGCATCGGCATTTGCCCCTTGCGGCAATACTTGGCCTCCTGCTCTCAGGCTTTTGCTCAGTTGGtgcccagcagcaagcag TTATTGAAGTGAACAAGAAGGATATAGTCTTCCTGATAGATGGCTCAACAGCTCTGGGGACTGGCCCCTTTAACTCAATTCGTGATTTCGTTGCCAAAATCGTCCAAAGGCTGGAGGTTGGACCTGACCTGATCCAAGTTGCGGTGGCTCAGTATGCAGACACTGTGAGGCCAGAGTTTTATTTTaacacccatcagaacagaaAGGATGTGATGGCtaatgtgaagaaaatgaagctcaTGGGTGGTACGGCCCTCAACACTGGCTCGGCACTGGACTTTGTGAGGAACAACTTCTTCACCAGTGCTGCCGGGTGTAGGATGGAGGAAGGGGTGCTCCCCATGCTGGTACTCATCACTGGTGGTAAGTCCATGGATGCCGTTGAGcaagctgcagcagagatgaaaaggAACAGGATAGTGATCCTTGCTGTTGGGTCGAGAAATGCTGACGTGGCAGAACTCCAAGAAATTGCTCATGAGAGAGATTTTGTGTTCCAACCAAATGATTTCCGCCTTCAGTTCATGCAAGCCATTCTTCCTGAGGTGCTGTCACCCATCCGGACACTCTCCGGAGGAATGGTCATCCACGAAACACCATCAG TTCAAGTAACCAAAAGGGATATCATCTTTCTTTTGGATGGATCACTCAACGTCGGAAATGCCAACTTCCCCTTTGTGCGGGACTTTGTTGTGACTTTAGTTAACTACCTTGATGTCGGAACCGACAAAATCCGAGTTGGCTTAGTGCAATTTAGCGACACTCCTAAAACCGAGTTCTCCCTATACTCATACCAAACCAAATCAGACATAATTCAACGTTTGGGGCAGCTGAGGCCCAAGGGTGGGTCAGTGCTGAACACCGGCTCTGCACTGAACTTTGTGCTTTCGAATCACTTCACTGAAGCTGGTGGGAGCAGAATAAATGAACAAGTGCCGCAGGTCCTAGTCCTGGTGACGGCAGGGAGGTCGGCCGATCCCTTCCTGCAAGTTTCCAATGACTTAGCTCGGGCCGGAGTGCTGACTTTTGCTGTTGGAGTTAGGAATGCGGATAAGGCAGAGCTTGAACAGATTGCATTTAATCCAAAAATGGTATATTTTATGGATGATTTCAGTGATCTGACAACATTACCTCAGGAGTTAAAAAAGCCTATAACAACATATGTTAGTGGAGGTGTGGAGGAGGTTCCACTCGCCCCAACAG aaagcaagaaagacattttatTCCTGATTGATGGTTCAGCCAACCTCTTGGGTAGCTTTCCTGCTGTCCGGGACTTTATACACAAAGTCATTTCTGACCTGAACGTGGGTCCCGACGCCACGCGAGTAGCTGTGGCTCAGTTCAGTGACAACATCCAAATTGAATTTGACTTTGCTGAACTCCCATCTAAGCAAGACATGCTTCTGAAAGTGAAAAGGATGAGGTTAAAAACTGGGAAGCAGCTGAATATCGGAGTTGCGCTCGATGAAGTCATGAGGAGGCTGTTCGTGAAGGAAGCTGGAAGCAGGATTGAAGAAGGCATTCCTCAGTTCTTGGTCctcctggctgctgggaggtcAACCGATGAGGTGGAGCGACCATCGGGAGCTCTGAAGGAAGCTGGAGTTGTGACCTTTGCTATCAAAGCCAAAAATGCTGATTTATCAGAGCTGGAAAGGATAGCTTACGCCCCACAGTTCATTCTGAATGTCGAATCCCTTCCTCGGATTTCGGAGCTCCAGGCAAACATAGTGAACCTACTGAAAACTATCCAGTTTCAGCCAACAG TAGTTGAGAGAGGTGAGAAGAAGGATGTGGTGTTTCTAATCGATGGCTCGGATGGTGTCAGAAGAGGTTTCCCTCTCCTGAAGACCTTTGTGGAAAGAGTTGTTGAAAGCCTTGATATTGGCCGTGACAAGGTCCGTGTTGCCATTGTGCAGTACAGCAACGCCATACAACCTGAGTTCTTGCTGGATGCCTACGAAGACAAAGCCGATTTAGTCAGTGCCATCCAAGCGCTGACAATTATGGGAGGATCTCCTCTGAACACCGGAGCAGCCCTCGACTATCTCATCAAGAACGTGTTCACCGTATCGAGTGGCAGCAGGATAGCTGAGGGCGTCCCGCAGTTCCTGATCCTGCTCACTGCCGACCGATCCCAGGATGATGTGAGGAGGCCCTCAGTGGTCCTCAAGACGAGTGGCACAGTGCCCTTCGGCATCGGGATTGGAAATGCCGACCTCACAGAGCTTCAGACAATCTCCTTCCTCCCGGATTTTGCTATCTCTGTACCCGACTTCAGCCAGCTGGATTCAGTGCAACAGGCCGTGTCCAACAGAGTCATCCGGCTGACCAAGAAAGAAATAGAGTCTCTTGCCCCTGATCTGGTTTTTACATCACCCAGCCCAG TGGGTGTGAAGAGGGATGTTGTGTTCCTGGTCGATGGCTCCCGCTACGCCGCCCAGGAATTCTACCTCATCCGTGATCTCATTGAGAGGATAGTGAACAACCTGGATGTGGGCTTTGACACCACTCGGATTTCGGTGGTCCAGTTCAGCGAGCATCCCCATGTAGAGTTTCTTCTCAATGCCCACTCCACCAAGGATGAGGTGCAAGGTGCAGTGAGGCGGCTGCGGCCACggggtggccagcaggtgaACGTGGGGGAAGCCCTTGAATTTGTGGCAAAAACCATCTTCACCCGTCCCTCTGGGAGCCGCATAGAAGAGGGCGTCCCTCAGTTTTTGGTTATCCTCTCCTCCCGCAAGTCTGACGATGACTTAGAATTCCCATCGGTACAAGTCAAACAAGTAGGAGTGGCACCTATGGTCATAGCAAAGAACATGGATCCTGAGGAGATGGTGCAGATTTCCCTTAGCCCTGACTATGTGTTCCAAGTCTCCAGCTTCCAGGAACTGCCCAGCCTTGAACAGAAGCTGCTGGCTCCTATTGAAACCCTGACTGCAGACCAAATCAGACAACTCCTGGGAGATGTGACAACAATTCCAG ATGTTTCTGGTGAGGAAAAGGACGTAGTCTTCCTTATTGATAGCTCCGACAGCGTTAGGTCTGATGGACTTGCTCACATTCGGGATTTCATCAGCAGAATTGTCCAGCAGCTTGATGTTGGGCCAAACAAAGTGCGGATTGGAGTGGTGCAATTCAGCAATAATGTCTTCCCTGAGTTCTACTTGAGAACCCACAAGTCTAAGAATGCCGTACTGCAAGCCATCCGCCGCTTACGGCTTAGAGGAGGGTACCCCGTGAACGCTGGCAAAGCCCTGGACTACGTGGTGAAGAACTACTTCATCAAGTCTGCAGGGAGCAGGATAGAAGATGGAGTGCCCCAGCATCTAGTTGTCATCCTTGGAGATCAGTCCCAGGATGATGTCAACAGGCCTGCTAATGTGATCTCTTCAACGAGTATTCAACCTCTGGGTGTAGGAGCCAGGAATGTAGACAGGAACCAGCTGCAGGTCATCACCAATGATCCTGGCCGCGTGCTTGTAGTGCAGGACTTCACAGGACTGCCCACTTTAGAAAGAAAGGTGCAGAACATTCTTGAAGAGCTTACAGTACCTACAACAGAAGGCCCTGTATATCCAGGACCAG aaggcaAGAAGCAGGCTGACATTGTGTTTTTGCTGGATGGCTCCATCAACCTGGGAAGAGATAACTTCCAAGAGGTTCTCCAGTTCGTGTATTCTATAGTGGATGCCATCTATgaggatggtgactccatccAGGTAGGACTGGCACAGTACAACTCTGATGTCACTGATGAGTTTTTCCTCAAGGATTACTCCAGCAAACCTGAGATTTTAGACGCCATCAACAAGGTGATCTACAAAGGTGGCCGAGTGGCAAACACTGGTGCAGCCATCAAGCACCTTCAGGCAAAACACTTTGTGAAGGAGGCTGGCAGCCGAATTGACCAGAGGGTGCCTCAGATCGCCTTCATCATCACAGGGGGGAAATCTTCCGATGATGGGCAAGGTGCCTCCATGGAAGTTGCACAGAAGGGTGTCAAGGTGTTTGCAGTTGGTGTAAGGAACATCGACCTGGAGGAGGTCAGCAAGTTGGCCAGCGAGAGTGCCACGAGTTTCAGAGTGTCGACGGCTCAGGAGTTGTCTGAACTGAATGAGCAGGTCTTGGTTACATTGGCAGCTGCTATGAAGGAGAAACTGTGCCCAGGAACGACAGATGTGACAAGGG ACTGCGACTTAGACGTGATACTTGGCTTCGATGTGTCAGATGTCGGAGCCGGCCAAAACATCTTCAATTCCCAGAGAGGGCTGGAGTCCAGGGTCGAGGCTGTGCTGAACAGGATAACACAGATGCAGAAGATCAGCTGTACCGGCAGCCGGGCGCCCAGTGTCAGAGTGGCCATCATGGCCCAGTCCCGGGGGGGACCCGTGGAGGGATTGGACTTTTCTGAGTACCAGCCTGAGCTCTTTGAGAGGTTCCAAGGCATGCGCACCCGTGGGCCCTATTTCCTCACAGCCGAGACACTGAAATCCTACCAGAACAAGTTCAGATCAGCACCCTCTGGCAGCACAAAG GTGGTAATCCATTTTACAGATGGTACAGATGACTACTTGGATCAGATGAAGACTGCCTCGGCTGATTTGCGTAGACAAG GTGTCCATGCTCTCCTCTTCGTTGGCTTGGATCGAGTGAAAAACTTTGAGGAAGTGATGCAGCTGGAGTTCGGGCGGGGTTTCACCTACAACAGGCCGCTGAGAGTTAATCTCCTGGACTTGGATTTCGAGTTGGCAGAGCAGCTC GATAACATCGCAGAAAGGACGTGCTGTGGGGTCCCTTGCAAGTGCTCAGGGCAGAGAGGGGACAGAGGTCTTCCCGGCCCCATAGGACCAAAG GGTGCTACAGGTGAGATTGGCTACGGAGGCTATCCTGGCGATGAAGGAGGACCG GGTGAGCGTGGACCTCCAGGAGTGAATGGGACGCAGGGCTTCCAGGGATGCCCTGGGCACAGAGGAACCAAG GGTTCTCGGGGATTCCCAGGAGAGAAG GGCGAACTGGGAGAAATGGGTCTGGATGGCATTGATGGAGAAGAG GGAGACAAAGGCTTGCCTGGTTCCTCCGGAGAGAAGGGGTTCTCTGGCAGGAGG GGTAGTAAAGGAGCCAAAGGTGAACGAGGAGAGCGAGGTGACCGTGGGCTCCGTGGAGACCCC GGAGAGTCGGGAGCAGATAATACTCAGCGGGGAACCAGAGGCCAAAAGGGTGAAATCGGACAAATG GGAGAGCCTGGACCTGCGGGGCAGAGAGGCCAAGATGGAGGAGTTGGGAGGAAG GGCATGGCGGGACGCAGGGGGCCAATAGGAGTCAAG GGTACCAAGGGCGCGCTTGGCCAGCCAGGGCCAGCTGGAGAACAAGGCATGAGAGGACCACAG GGCCCACCTGGCCAGATTGGCACTCCAGGCATCAGGGGAGAGCAAGGCATCCCTGGGCCCAGG GCTGGTGGTGGGCAACCAGGAGCACCTGGAGAAAGGGGCAGGATTGGCCCACTGGGACAAAAG GGCGAGCCTGGAAATCCTGGACCCAGGGGACCAAATGGACAGCAAGGCCCACGAGGAGAGATG GGTGATGATGGACGAGATGGAATTGGCGGCCCAGGTCCTAAAGGCAGAAAG ggagaACGTGGCTTTGTTGGCTACCCAGGACCCAAG GGTGGACCTGGTGACCGTGGTGGTGCTGGAGGCCCCGGCCCTAAAGGAAACAGAGGCCGTAGA GGAAACGCTGGAAATCCTGGCACACCTGGTCAGAAAGGAGAGATTGGATACCCCGGACCATCT GGACTTAAAGGTGATAAAGGACCATCCATCAGT CAATGTGCTCTCGTGCAGAACATCAAAGATAAATGCC CTTGCTGCTATG GTCCCAAGGAGTGCCCTGTCTTCCCAACCGAGCTGGCCTTCGCTATTGACACCTCCTCAGGTGTCGGGAGGGATGTCTTCAACAGGATGAAACAAACCGTGCTCAGGGTGGTCAGCAACTTAACCATTGCTGAGAGCAACTGCCCTCGTGGTGCCCGCGTGGCCCTGGTCACCTACAACAATGAGGTCACCACAGAGATCCGCTTTGCTGATGCCAGGAAGAAATCAAGCCTCCTCCAGCAGATCCAAAACTTCCAGGCAACCCTGACCACAAAGCCACGCAGCCTGGAGACTGCCATGTCCTTTGTGGCCAGGAACACCTTCAAGCGTGCCCGAAGTGGGTTCCTCATGAGGAAGGTGGCTGTCTTTTTCAGCAACGGGGAGACGAGAGCCTCCCCGCAGCTCAACGATGCCGTGCTGAAGCTCTATGACGCTGGGGTCACTCCTGTGTTCCTCACCAGCAGGCAGGATGCAGTTCTCGAAAGAGCTCTGGAG ATCAACAACACAGCAGTTGGACATGCAATCATTCTTCCAACCAGCGGCAGCCAGCTGAATGACACTATCCGGAGGCTCTTGACTTGTCATGTTTGTCTGG ATGTGTGTGAACCTGATCCCATCTGCGGTTACGGCAGTCAAAGACCTGTATTCAGAGACAGAAGGGCAGCCCCGACAGATGTGGACACTGACATAGCCTTCATCATGGATAGCTCGGCCTCCACCACACCTCTGCAGTTCAACGAGATGAAGAAGTACATTTCCCACCTCGTAAGCAACATGGAAATCAGCTCTGAGCCAAAAATATCTCAGCACCACGCGAGAGTGGCAGTCCTCCAGCAAGCTCCTTATGATCATGAAACCAACTCAAGCTTCCCACCAGTGAAAACAGAGTTTTCATTAACCGATTACGGATCCAAAGAGAAGATCATCAATTACTTGCACAACCAAATGACGCAGCTCTATGGCACAATGGCGATGGGAAGCGCAGTTGAACACACAGTGGCTCATGTTTTTGAAAGTGCACCAAACCCTCGGGATCTCAAAGTCATCGTTCTCATGATAACTGGGAAAATGGAGAAACAAGAGCTGGAGTACTTGCGGGAGGCTGTAATTGATGCAAAATGCAAAGGATACTTGTTCGTTATCTTGGGCATTGGCAAGAACGTGGATGTCAAGAATATCTACAGCCTAGCTAGTGAGCCAAATGACGTGTTCTTCAAATTGGTCTCTAAGCCTGGAGAGCTTCATGAAGAACCCCTGCTACGCTTTGGGAGACTGCTGCCATCTTTTATCAGAA GTGACTTTGCTTTCTACCTATCTCCAGAAATAAGGAAACAGTGCAAGTGGCTCCAGGCTGATCAAACACCCAAGAGCCCTGGGCACACTGGACAAAAAGCAGT ATATATAGCCCCCAATGGAACCGTAACCCAAACCATAAGCACCACCACCACGCTAAGCACCACCTTCAAGCCTGCTGCAAGCACCAGTGCCCATGCCAAGACCACCACTGCCAGCACCATGGCCCAAACCAGAGCCACGGAGAGGCCCACAGAGAGCACTACTGTCCAGGTGAATGCtactgtacagagccaaggaagCACTGCTGCCAACACCAAAGCCACCAGCCGCACCACAACGAgcaccacagctgcagcagcaagcgGCAGGAGAAGACAAGGTG CAAAGATGAATGACATCCAGATCACAGATGTCACCGAGAACAGCGCCAGGCTGCGCTGGGCCAGCCCTGAGCCACACAACGCCTACGTGTTTGATCTTGCCATCACCTTAGCACACGACCACTCTCTTGTGCTGAAGCAAAACGTAACCGGCACCGAACGTGTTATTGGGGGCCTCAGAAGTGGACAGAAATACCTCGTCTTCATTACCGGCTACCTGAAATCCCAGCCCAAAGTGACCTACACAGGGACATTCAGCACAA